A region from the Citrobacter koseri ATCC BAA-895 genome encodes:
- a CDS encoding exoribonuclease II, which produces MFQDNPLLAQLKQQLHSQTPRAEGVVKATEKGFGFLEVDAQKSYFIPPPQMKKVMHGDRIVAVIHTEKERESAEPEELIEPFLTRFVGKIQGKNDRLSIVPDHPLLKDAIPCRAARGVEHEFKEGDWAVAEMRRHPLKGDRSFYAELTQFITFADDHFVPWWVTLARHNLEKEAPNGAATEMLDEGLVRQDLTELDFVTIDSASTEDMDDALYAQELGEGKLQLTVAIADPTAWIAEGSKLDNIAKIRAFTNYLPGFNIPMLPRELSDDLCSLRAQEVRPALACRMTIAADGTIEDDITFFAATIKSKAKLAYDNVSDWLENTGSWQPESDAIAQQIRLLQRICLSRGEWRHNHALVFKDRPDYRFILGEKGEVLDIVAEPRRIANRIVEESMIAANICAARVLRDKLGFGIYNVHMGFDPANADALAALLKTHGLHVDTGDVLTLEGFCKLRRELDAQPSGFLDSRIRRFQSFAEISTEPGPHFGLGLEAYATWTSPIRKYGDMINHRLLKAVIKGETIARPQEETTQQMAERRRLNRMAERDVGDWLYARFLNDKAGTETRFAAEIVDISRGGMRVRLVDNGAMAFIPAPFLHAVRDELVCSQESGTVQIKGETVYKVTNVIDVTIAEVRMETRSIIARPVA; this is translated from the coding sequence ATGTTTCAGGACAACCCGCTGCTAGCGCAGCTTAAACAGCAACTACATTCCCAGACGCCGCGTGCTGAAGGGGTGGTAAAAGCCACGGAAAAAGGCTTTGGCTTCCTGGAAGTCGATGCACAAAAAAGTTATTTCATCCCGCCGCCGCAGATGAAAAAAGTCATGCACGGCGACCGCATTGTCGCGGTGATCCATACGGAAAAAGAACGCGAGTCCGCCGAGCCAGAAGAACTGATCGAGCCGTTCCTGACCCGCTTCGTGGGCAAAATCCAGGGTAAAAACGATCGTCTGTCCATCGTACCGGATCATCCGTTGCTGAAAGACGCTATCCCATGCCGTGCCGCCCGTGGCGTGGAACACGAATTTAAAGAGGGTGACTGGGCCGTTGCTGAAATGCGCCGTCATCCGCTGAAAGGCGACCGCTCTTTCTACGCCGAGTTAACCCAGTTTATCACCTTCGCCGACGACCACTTCGTACCGTGGTGGGTCACGCTGGCTCGCCATAATCTCGAAAAAGAAGCGCCGAACGGCGCGGCGACAGAAATGCTTGATGAAGGTCTGGTACGCCAGGATCTGACCGAGCTGGATTTTGTCACTATCGACAGCGCCAGCACCGAAGACATGGATGACGCCCTTTATGCGCAAGAGTTGGGCGAAGGTAAGCTGCAACTGACGGTTGCGATTGCTGACCCGACCGCGTGGATTGCGGAAGGCAGCAAGCTGGATAACATCGCAAAAATCCGGGCGTTTACCAACTATCTGCCGGGCTTCAACATCCCGATGTTGCCGCGCGAACTGTCTGACGACCTCTGTTCCCTGCGCGCGCAGGAAGTTCGTCCGGCACTGGCCTGCCGCATGACCATTGCCGCCGACGGCACTATTGAAGATGACATCACCTTCTTTGCGGCCACGATCAAGTCGAAAGCCAAACTGGCCTACGACAATGTCTCCGACTGGCTGGAAAATACCGGCAGCTGGCAGCCTGAAAGTGACGCTATCGCCCAACAGATCCGCCTGCTCCAGCGCATTTGCCTGAGCCGTGGCGAATGGCGTCACAACCATGCGCTGGTGTTCAAAGATCGCCCGGACTATCGCTTTATTCTTGGAGAGAAAGGCGAAGTGCTGGATATCGTCGCGGAACCTCGCCGCATTGCGAACCGCATTGTGGAAGAGTCCATGATCGCGGCGAACATTTGCGCCGCCCGCGTGCTGCGCGACAAACTGGGCTTTGGTATTTACAACGTTCATATGGGCTTTGACCCGGCCAACGCCGACGCGCTGGCAGCGTTGTTGAAAACGCATGGCCTGCACGTTGACACAGGAGACGTATTAACACTGGAAGGCTTCTGCAAACTGCGCCGCGAGCTGGATGCCCAACCGTCCGGTTTCCTGGACAGCCGTATTCGTCGCTTCCAGTCATTCGCAGAGATCAGCACCGAACCGGGCCCTCACTTCGGACTGGGTCTGGAAGCGTATGCGACCTGGACCTCTCCGATTCGTAAATACGGCGACATGATTAACCACCGCCTGCTGAAAGCCGTCATCAAAGGCGAAACCATCGCGCGTCCGCAGGAAGAGACAACGCAGCAGATGGCTGAACGCCGCCGCCTGAACCGTATGGCGGAACGTGACGTCGGAGACTGGTTATATGCGCGTTTCCTGAATGATAAAGCTGGTACAGAAACACGCTTTGCGGCGGAAATCGTTGATATCAGCCGCGGCGGGATGCGCGTTCGCCTGGTCGATAATGGCGCAATGGCCTTTATCCCGGCGCCGTTCCTGCATGCCGTACGTGACGAGCTGGTTTGCAGCCAGGAAAGCGGCACCGTGCAGATCAAAGGTGAAACGGTATACAAAGTGACGAATGTGATCGATGTAACGATCGCGGAAGTTCGCATGGAAACCCGTAGCATTATCGCCCGGCCTGTCGCCTGA
- a CDS encoding carboxymuconolactone decarboxylase family protein — MEQRRIEGKSHWYHETQSSTYPQEVLPLVPEAANVEDSFLLDLAIAEDVLLPFQSWLHPARQLAQRLFPERVTQNRLHTFSAYERMSTALTVAQVYGVQRLCNHYAARLTPLPGPDSSRESNHRLAQITQYARQLASSPAVINARDRQHLDDVGLTTCDIILINQIIGFVGFQARVVAIFQAYHGHPVRWVPGLDIQQFADAQLFQEKDAQWHPAQEGVEIRYASAEQLECLSHHQPVAELLTLAPVLVHEPALLSLFGTLLTSALRTDAPPASLSLATLLTSRINGSVACFNEQSRHASEWAETISVFRRGEREIQHWESQHPVERPVTQAIQWLTRAPDRFSAAQFTPLLEQGASLEQAVNLLGWCGLCGWLNRLKIALGETH; from the coding sequence ATGGAACAACGCCGAATTGAAGGCAAAAGCCACTGGTATCATGAAACTCAGTCCAGCACTTATCCGCAAGAGGTTCTCCCGCTGGTGCCGGAAGCCGCGAACGTCGAAGACAGTTTTCTGCTGGATTTAGCGATCGCCGAAGACGTGCTTTTACCCTTTCAGTCCTGGTTGCACCCTGCCCGTCAACTTGCTCAACGCCTCTTTCCCGAGCGCGTCACACAGAATCGTCTCCACACGTTCAGCGCCTATGAACGGATGAGTACCGCATTGACCGTTGCCCAGGTCTATGGCGTACAGCGGCTCTGTAACCATTACGCCGCGCGACTGACCCCGCTTCCCGGCCCGGACTCTTCCCGGGAGAGTAACCACCGACTGGCGCAAATCACGCAATACGCGCGTCAACTGGCCAGTTCCCCTGCGGTCATTAATGCCCGCGACCGCCAGCATCTTGACGATGTGGGTCTGACGACCTGCGACATCATTCTGATAAACCAGATTATTGGTTTTGTGGGTTTTCAGGCGCGCGTCGTGGCGATATTTCAGGCTTATCATGGACACCCCGTTCGCTGGGTGCCGGGTCTGGATATACAGCAATTCGCCGATGCGCAGCTTTTCCAGGAAAAGGACGCGCAATGGCACCCGGCTCAGGAAGGCGTGGAAATACGTTACGCCAGCGCCGAACAGCTGGAGTGCCTGTCTCACCATCAGCCGGTTGCAGAACTGCTGACGCTCGCGCCAGTCCTGGTTCACGAACCCGCCCTGCTTTCTTTGTTTGGCACACTGCTCACCAGCGCCCTGCGTACGGATGCGCCACCGGCGTCGCTCTCGCTCGCCACGCTGCTCACGTCGCGCATCAATGGCAGCGTCGCCTGTTTTAATGAACAGTCGCGCCACGCGAGCGAATGGGCAGAGACCATTTCGGTGTTCCGCCGGGGTGAACGGGAGATACAGCACTGGGAAAGCCAACATCCGGTTGAGCGTCCTGTCACGCAAGCGATACAATGGCTGACCAGGGCGCCCGATCGTTTTAGCGCTGCGCAATTCACGCCGTTACTCGAACAGGGGGCGTCACTGGAACAGGCCGTCAACTTGCTGGGCTGGTGCGGATTGTGCGGTTGGTTGAACCGTTTAAAAATCGCGTTGGGCGAAACACATTAA
- the fabI gene encoding enoyl-ACP reductase FabI, with translation MGFLSGKRILVTGVASKLSIAYGIAQAMRREGAELAFTYQNDKLKGRVEEFAAQLDSSIVLQCDVAEDASIDAMFAELGKVWPKFDGFVHSIGFAPGDQLDGDYVNAVTREGFKIAHDISSYSFVAMAKACRTMLNPGSALLTLSYLGAERAIPNYNVMGLAKASLEANVRYMANAMGPEGVRVNAISAGPIRTLAASGIKDFRKMLSHCEAVTPIRRTVTIEDVGNSAAFLCSDLSAGISGEVVHVDGGFSIAAMNELELK, from the coding sequence ATGGGTTTTCTTTCCGGTAAGCGCATTCTGGTAACGGGTGTTGCCAGCAAATTGTCCATCGCCTACGGTATCGCTCAGGCGATGCGCCGCGAAGGAGCTGAACTGGCGTTCACCTACCAGAACGACAAACTGAAAGGCCGCGTGGAAGAGTTTGCCGCTCAACTGGATTCCAGCATCGTGTTGCAGTGTGATGTGGCTGAAGATGCCAGCATCGACGCTATGTTTGCCGAGCTGGGTAAAGTCTGGCCGAAATTCGACGGTTTCGTTCACTCTATCGGCTTCGCGCCTGGCGATCAGCTGGATGGCGACTATGTGAATGCCGTTACCCGTGAAGGCTTTAAAATCGCGCACGACATCAGCTCTTACAGCTTTGTGGCGATGGCAAAAGCTTGCCGTACCATGCTGAATCCGGGTTCCGCCCTGCTGACCCTGTCTTATCTGGGTGCTGAGCGCGCAATCCCGAACTACAACGTCATGGGTCTGGCAAAAGCGTCTCTGGAAGCAAACGTGCGTTACATGGCTAACGCGATGGGCCCGGAAGGCGTTCGTGTTAACGCAATCTCCGCAGGTCCGATCCGTACTCTGGCCGCGTCCGGCATCAAAGATTTCCGTAAAATGCTGTCGCATTGCGAAGCGGTTACGCCGATTCGCCGCACCGTTACCATTGAAGATGTGGGCAACTCTGCCGCCTTCCTGTGCTCCGATCTGTCTGCCGGTATCTCCGGTGAAGTCGTTCACGTCGACGGCGGTTTCAGCATCGCAGCCATGAACGAACTGGAACTGAAATAA
- a CDS encoding SdiA-regulated domain-containing protein: MRKYSWLILCLALAVLLASAFAFTRADNQTEPAFGYTLDFKKPLSGIDNLSSLSYVPEEDVFVATLNRPATILKLSKNGEILARKSIADRIKDAESIEYAGNGTYLLVDEADSAMYVYQLSQDLDIRSVRKIETDLFENARNRGIEGIAWMAGRNELYFAKERKPVMLYRTQSDGGLTHFSEIVPLDDLIKNLDVDDISALHIHGEHLLILSDESRSLTEIDLNGNVLRRMSLTQGENGLEEDIPQPEGVSMDKAGNIYIMSEPNLFYRFEKVSTGR; the protein is encoded by the coding sequence ATGAGAAAATATTCCTGGCTGATCCTGTGTCTGGCGCTGGCTGTACTACTGGCGTCCGCTTTCGCATTCACTCGCGCTGACAACCAGACTGAACCGGCATTCGGCTACACCCTGGACTTCAAAAAACCGTTGTCCGGGATCGACAATTTATCCTCCCTGAGCTACGTGCCCGAAGAAGATGTTTTTGTCGCCACCCTCAACAGACCCGCCACCATCCTCAAACTGTCTAAAAATGGAGAAATACTCGCCAGAAAAAGCATCGCAGATCGGATTAAAGATGCTGAATCAATCGAATACGCGGGTAACGGGACATACTTACTGGTCGATGAAGCAGACTCCGCGATGTATGTTTACCAGCTCAGCCAGGATCTGGACATCAGGTCAGTGAGAAAAATAGAAACAGACCTGTTTGAGAACGCGCGCAATCGGGGAATCGAAGGCATTGCCTGGATGGCCGGACGAAATGAACTCTATTTCGCCAAAGAACGTAAACCGGTCATGCTGTACCGAACCCAAAGCGACGGCGGCCTTACTCATTTTTCTGAGATCGTCCCACTGGATGATCTGATTAAAAATCTGGACGTAGACGATATCTCCGCCCTTCACATCCACGGTGAACATCTGCTGATCTTATCTGATGAGTCACGCAGCCTGACAGAGATAGACCTGAACGGCAATGTGCTGCGCCGGATGTCATTAACGCAGGGCGAAAATGGTCTTGAGGAAGATATCCCGCAACCTGAAGGCGTGTCGATGGATAAGGCTGGCAACATTTATATTATGAGTGAGCCGAACCTGTTTTATCGATTCGAAAAGGTCTCGACTGGCAGGTAA
- the sapF gene encoding peptide ABC transporter ATP-binding protein SapF — translation MVETLLEVRNLSKTFRYRTGWFRRQTVEAVKPLSFTLRERQTLAIIGENGSGKSTLAKMLAGMIAPTSGELLIDDHPLKYGDYSFRSQRIRMIFQDPSTSLNPRQRISQILDFPLRLNTDLEPEQRRKQIIETMRMVGLLPDHVSYYPHMLAPGQKQRLGLARALILRPKVIIADEALASLDMSMRSQLINLMLELQEKQGISYIYVTQHLGMMKHISDQVLVMHQGEVVERGSTADVLASPLHELTRRLIAGHFGEALTADAWRKDR, via the coding sequence ATGGTGGAAACCCTGCTCGAAGTGCGTAACCTGAGTAAAACCTTCCGCTACCGTACAGGATGGTTCCGGCGTCAGACCGTCGAGGCGGTAAAGCCGCTCAGCTTCACCTTACGCGAACGCCAGACGCTCGCCATTATTGGCGAGAATGGCTCCGGCAAATCCACGCTGGCGAAAATGCTGGCAGGAATGATCGCGCCGACCAGCGGTGAACTGCTGATTGACGATCATCCGCTGAAATACGGCGACTACTCGTTTCGCAGCCAGCGCATCCGCATGATTTTTCAGGACCCGTCAACGTCACTCAATCCGCGACAGCGCATCTCGCAGATTCTGGATTTCCCGCTGCGGTTGAACACCGATCTGGAACCGGAGCAGCGACGTAAGCAGATTATTGAAACCATGCGGATGGTCGGCCTTCTCCCTGACCACGTCAGCTATTATCCGCACATGCTGGCGCCAGGGCAGAAACAGCGTCTGGGATTAGCCCGCGCCCTGATTTTACGCCCGAAGGTGATCATCGCCGACGAAGCGCTGGCTTCGCTCGATATGTCGATGCGCTCGCAGCTCATCAACCTGATGCTGGAACTCCAGGAAAAACAGGGGATTTCGTATATCTACGTCACTCAGCATCTGGGGATGATGAAACACATCAGCGATCAGGTGCTGGTCATGCACCAGGGCGAAGTGGTCGAACGCGGCAGCACTGCTGATGTTCTCGCCTCTCCGTTACATGAACTCACCCGCCGTTTGATCGCCGGACACTTCGGCGAAGCCCTCACCGCCGACGCCTGGCGAAAAGATCGCTAG
- the sapD gene encoding peptide ABC transporter ATP-binding protein SapD, with product MPLLDIRNLTIEFKTGEDWVKAVDRVSMTLNEGEIRGLVGESGSGKSLIAKAICGVAKDNWRVTADRMRFDDIDLLRLSARERRKLVGHNVSMIFQEPQSCLDPSERIGRQLMQNIPAWTYKGRWWQRIGWRKRRAIELLHRVGIKDHKDAMRSFPYELTDGECQKVMIAIALANQPRLLIADEPTNAMEPTTQAQIFRLLTRLNQNSNTTILLISHDLQMLSQWADKINVLYCGQTVETAPSKDLVATPHHPYTQALIRAIPDFGSAMPHKSRLNTMPGAIPLLEQLPIGCRLGPRCPYAQRECIETPRLTGAKNHLYACHFPLNMEKE from the coding sequence ATGCCGTTACTGGATATCCGTAACCTGACCATTGAATTTAAAACCGGCGAAGACTGGGTTAAAGCCGTAGATCGGGTCAGTATGACGTTAAATGAAGGGGAAATTCGTGGACTGGTCGGCGAATCCGGCTCCGGGAAAAGCCTGATTGCGAAAGCCATTTGCGGTGTGGCGAAAGACAACTGGCGCGTCACCGCCGACCGTATGCGCTTTGACGATATCGACCTGCTGCGTCTTTCCGCACGCGAGCGCCGCAAACTGGTCGGCCATAACGTGTCGATGATCTTTCAGGAACCGCAGTCGTGCCTTGATCCTTCGGAGCGCATTGGCCGTCAACTGATGCAGAATATTCCCGCCTGGACCTATAAAGGTCGCTGGTGGCAGCGTATTGGCTGGCGAAAACGCCGTGCCATTGAACTGTTGCACCGGGTCGGCATTAAAGATCACAAAGACGCGATGCGCAGTTTTCCGTATGAGCTGACGGATGGCGAATGTCAGAAAGTCATGATCGCCATTGCGCTCGCCAATCAACCGCGCTTGCTGATTGCCGACGAACCGACCAACGCGATGGAACCCACCACCCAGGCGCAGATTTTCCGCCTGCTGACGCGCCTGAACCAGAACAGCAATACCACTATTTTGCTGATCAGCCATGACCTGCAAATGCTCAGCCAGTGGGCAGACAAAATCAACGTTCTGTATTGCGGGCAGACGGTTGAAACTGCGCCCAGTAAGGATCTGGTGGCTACGCCTCACCACCCTTACACTCAGGCGCTCATCCGCGCGATACCGGATTTTGGCAGCGCCATGCCGCATAAAAGCCGCCTGAATACTATGCCAGGGGCAATTCCGCTGCTGGAACAATTACCGATAGGTTGTCGTCTGGGGCCGCGTTGCCCGTATGCTCAACGAGAATGCATTGAAACCCCGCGTCTGACCGGGGCGAAGAATCATCTCTACGCCTGTCATTTTCCGCTGAATATGGAGAAAGAGTGA
- the sapC gene encoding peptide ABC transporter permease SapC, translating to MPYDSVYSEKRPPGTLRTAWRKFYGDASAMVGLYGCAGLVVLCIFGSWFAPYGIDQQFLGYQLLPPSWSRYGEVSFFLGTDDLGRDVLSRLLSGAAPTVGGAFIVTLAATLCGLILGVVAGATHGLRSAVLNHILDTLLSIPSLLLAIIVVAFAGPHLSHAMFAVWLALLPRMVRSVYSMVHDELEKEYVIAARLDGATTLNILWFAILPNITAGLITEITRALSMAILDIAALGFLDLGAQLPSPEWGAMLGDALELIYVAPWTVMLPGAAIMISVLLVNLLGDGIRRAIIAGVE from the coding sequence ATGCCTTACGATAGTGTGTACAGCGAAAAGCGCCCACCGGGAACGCTGCGCACTGCCTGGCGCAAATTTTATGGCGACGCTTCTGCGATGGTCGGTCTTTACGGCTGCGCAGGTCTGGTGGTGCTGTGTATTTTTGGCAGCTGGTTTGCTCCCTACGGCATCGATCAGCAGTTCCTCGGCTACCAGTTGCTGCCGCCGTCCTGGTCGCGCTATGGCGAAGTCTCGTTTTTTCTGGGGACGGACGATCTGGGGCGTGACGTTTTAAGTCGCCTGCTGAGCGGCGCGGCGCCCACCGTCGGCGGCGCGTTTATCGTCACGCTGGCGGCAACGCTGTGCGGCCTGATTCTGGGCGTTGTCGCCGGGGCTACGCACGGCTTACGCTCCGCCGTACTCAACCATATTCTGGACACCCTGCTCTCTATTCCGTCGTTGCTGTTGGCGATTATCGTTGTTGCCTTTGCCGGGCCGCATCTGAGTCACGCAATGTTTGCCGTCTGGCTCGCACTGCTGCCGCGTATGGTGCGCTCGGTCTACAGCATGGTGCATGACGAGCTGGAAAAAGAGTATGTGATCGCCGCGCGCCTTGATGGCGCCACCACGCTCAATATTCTCTGGTTTGCCATTCTGCCCAATATTACCGCCGGTCTGATTACCGAAATCACCCGCGCGTTATCGATGGCGATCCTCGATATCGCCGCGCTCGGTTTTCTCGACCTCGGCGCGCAACTCCCTTCTCCTGAATGGGGCGCCATGCTTGGCGACGCGCTGGAGCTGATATATGTCGCGCCGTGGACGGTAATGTTACCAGGCGCGGCAATTATGATCAGCGTTCTGCTGGTGAACCTGCTTGGCGACGGCATCCGGCGCGCGATTATCGCGGGGGTGGAATAA
- the sapB gene encoding peptide ABC transporter permease SapB, producing the protein MIIFTLRRFLLLLVTLFFLTFIGFSLSYFTPHAPLQGASLWNAWVFWFNSLIHWDFGVSSINGQLISEQLKEVFPATMELCILAFGFALMVGIPVGMLAGVTRNKWPDRFISALALVGFSIPVFWLALLLTLFFSLTLGWLPVSGRFDLLYEVKPVTGFAIIDAWLSDSPWRDEMVMSAVRHMVLPVLTLAVAPTTEVIRLMRISTIEVYDQNYVKAAATRGLSRLTILRRHVLHNALPPVIPRLGLQFSTMLTLAMITEMVFSWPGLGRWLINAIRQQDYAAISAGVMVVGSLVIIVNVISDILGAMANPLKHKEWYALR; encoded by the coding sequence ATGATTATTTTCACCCTGCGTCGGTTTCTGCTGCTGTTGGTCACGCTGTTCTTTCTGACCTTTATCGGCTTTAGCCTGAGCTATTTCACGCCCCATGCGCCATTACAGGGCGCATCGTTGTGGAACGCCTGGGTTTTCTGGTTTAACAGCCTGATCCACTGGGATTTTGGCGTTTCCAGCATTAACGGCCAGCTGATCTCTGAACAGCTCAAAGAGGTTTTTCCCGCCACGATGGAGCTGTGTATTCTCGCCTTCGGCTTTGCCCTGATGGTCGGAATCCCGGTGGGGATGCTGGCAGGCGTAACGCGGAATAAATGGCCAGACCGTTTCATCAGCGCCCTCGCCTTAGTGGGATTTTCGATTCCGGTCTTCTGGCTGGCGCTGCTGTTGACGCTGTTTTTCTCGCTCACGCTCGGCTGGCTGCCGGTATCAGGTCGTTTTGATCTGCTTTACGAAGTGAAGCCGGTCACCGGTTTCGCCATTATTGATGCCTGGCTTTCCGACTCGCCCTGGCGCGATGAGATGGTGATGAGCGCAGTGCGCCACATGGTATTGCCGGTGCTGACGCTGGCCGTCGCCCCCACCACGGAAGTGATTCGTCTGATGCGCATCAGCACTATTGAAGTGTATGACCAGAATTACGTGAAGGCAGCGGCGACGCGCGGTCTGTCACGGCTGACGATTCTGCGTCGGCATGTGCTGCACAACGCGCTGCCGCCGGTGATCCCGCGTCTCGGCTTGCAGTTTTCCACCATGCTGACGCTGGCGATGATCACCGAGATGGTCTTTAGCTGGCCGGGGCTGGGACGCTGGTTGATCAACGCTATCCGCCAGCAGGACTACGCCGCTATTTCCGCAGGCGTAATGGTGGTTGGTTCGCTGGTGATTATCGTCAACGTGATCTCTGATATTTTGGGTGCTATGGCTAACCCTCTGAAACATAAGGAATGGTATGCCTTACGATAG
- the sapA gene encoding ABC transporter substrate-binding protein SapA → MRLVLSSLIVMAGLLSGQAAAAPEPTTHADIRDSGFVYCVSGQVNTFNPQKASSGLIVDTLAAQLYDRLLDVDPYTYRLVPELAESWEVLDNGATYRFHLRRNVSFQKTAWFTPTRKLNADDVVFTFERIFDRKHPWHNVNGGSFPYFDSLQFADNVQSVRKLDNNIVEFRLTQPDASFLWHLATHYASVMSAEYAAQLTKQDHPELIDRQPVGTGPFQLSEYRAGQYIRLQRHEGFWRGKPLMPQVVVDLGSGGTGRLSKLLTGECDVLAWPAASQLTILRDDPRLRLTLRPGMNIAYLAFNTDKPPLNNPAVRHALALSINNQRLMQSIYYGTAETAASILPRASWAYDNEAKITEYNPAKSREQLKALGLENLTLQLWVPTSSQAWNPSPLKTAELIQADMAQVGVKVVIVPVEGRFQEARLMDMNHDLTLSGWATDSNDPDSFFRPLLSCAAINSQTNFAHWCHPEFDGILRKALSSQQLAARIDAYDEAQNILAKELPILPLASSLRLQAYRYDIKGLVLSPFGNASFAGVSREKEDEVKKP, encoded by the coding sequence ATGCGCCTGGTTTTATCGTCTCTGATCGTGATGGCTGGACTCCTGAGTGGTCAGGCTGCGGCTGCGCCTGAACCGACTACGCACGCTGATATTCGCGACAGCGGCTTTGTCTATTGCGTCAGTGGGCAGGTCAACACCTTCAATCCACAAAAAGCGAGCAGCGGCCTGATCGTTGATACGCTTGCCGCCCAGCTGTATGACAGACTGCTGGATGTGGACCCTTATACTTATCGTCTGGTGCCGGAACTGGCAGAAAGCTGGGAAGTGCTGGACAACGGCGCGACCTACCGTTTCCACCTGCGTCGCAACGTCTCTTTCCAGAAGACCGCCTGGTTCACCCCTACCCGCAAGCTGAACGCGGATGACGTGGTGTTTACCTTCGAGCGCATTTTTGATCGCAAACATCCCTGGCATAACGTTAACGGCGGCAGCTTTCCCTATTTCGACAGTTTGCAGTTTGCCGATAACGTCCAGAGCGTGCGTAAGCTGGACAACAATATCGTCGAATTTCGCCTGACCCAACCAGACGCCTCCTTCTTATGGCATCTGGCGACGCACTATGCGTCGGTCATGTCAGCGGAATATGCGGCGCAGCTGACAAAGCAGGATCACCCGGAACTGATTGACCGCCAGCCGGTCGGCACCGGCCCGTTCCAGCTCTCGGAATATCGCGCCGGACAATATATTCGTCTGCAACGTCATGAGGGATTCTGGCGTGGTAAACCGCTGATGCCGCAGGTGGTGGTTGACTTAGGCTCCGGCGGCACAGGCCGTTTATCGAAATTGCTCACCGGCGAATGCGATGTGCTGGCCTGGCCCGCCGCCAGTCAGCTCACGATTCTGCGCGACGATCCGCGCCTGCGTTTGACGCTGCGCCCCGGTATGAACATCGCCTACCTGGCCTTTAATACCGATAAGCCGCCGCTGAATAATCCCGCCGTACGCCATGCGCTGGCGTTGTCGATCAACAACCAGCGGCTTATGCAGTCGATCTACTACGGTACAGCGGAAACCGCCGCCTCTATTTTGCCGCGCGCCTCGTGGGCCTATGACAACGAGGCTAAAATTACAGAATACAATCCGGCTAAATCCCGCGAGCAGTTGAAAGCGCTGGGGCTGGAAAACTTAACGCTACAGCTGTGGGTGCCGACCAGTTCCCAGGCCTGGAACCCCAGCCCACTGAAAACCGCCGAGCTGATCCAGGCGGATATGGCGCAGGTCGGCGTAAAAGTGGTGATTGTTCCGGTAGAAGGTCGTTTCCAGGAGGCACGGTTGATGGACATGAACCATGATCTGACGTTGTCCGGTTGGGCAACCGACAGTAACGATCCAGACAGTTTCTTCAGGCCGTTGCTGAGCTGCGCCGCCATTAACTCACAAACCAACTTTGCACACTGGTGCCATCCTGAGTTTGACGGCATTCTGCGAAAAGCGCTCTCGTCCCAGCAGCTTGCGGCGCGTATTGACGCGTATGATGAAGCGCAAAATATTCTGGCAAAAGAGCTGCCGATACTGCCGCTCGCCTCCTCGCTGCGTTTACAGGCTTATCGCTATGATATTAAAGGGCTGGTTTTAAGTCCCTTTGGTAACGCCTCGTTTGCCGGTGTTTCGCGGGAAAAAGAAGATGAGGTGAAAAAACCATGA
- a CDS encoding DUF3828 domain-containing protein, with amino-acid sequence MKHSILAGLLISSSAFAALSPGGPEATALTFNRWYISQLIQEKNPLADYEGLQPYVTANTIAALKASNTADPDSEDVPDSDMFIKAQDFDDDWQQIEIVSSDLDPVCTQVYVSFGAEQKHTVIDCMVKENGTWKVQSVAGQKILRNVSLK; translated from the coding sequence ATGAAACATTCCATTCTGGCTGGCTTGTTAATCAGCTCTTCTGCTTTTGCGGCGTTGTCTCCCGGCGGACCCGAAGCTACAGCTTTAACATTTAATCGCTGGTACATATCCCAGCTAATACAGGAGAAAAATCCACTGGCTGATTATGAGGGACTCCAGCCCTACGTTACAGCAAACACCATTGCTGCGTTAAAGGCCTCAAATACAGCAGACCCAGACTCCGAAGATGTACCCGATTCTGATATGTTCATCAAAGCCCAGGATTTTGACGATGACTGGCAGCAAATAGAGATCGTCTCATCAGACTTAGATCCCGTATGTACACAGGTCTATGTCTCTTTCGGCGCTGAACAGAAACACACCGTAATAGACTGCATGGTGAAAGAAAACGGTACCTGGAAAGTACAATCTGTCGCAGGCCAGAAAATATTGCGAAACGTAAGCCTGAAGTAA